The Canis aureus isolate CA01 chromosome 9, VMU_Caureus_v.1.0, whole genome shotgun sequence genome has a segment encoding these proteins:
- the AKAP5 gene encoding A-kinase anchor protein 5: METTVSEIQVESKDEKRPTEVSPQDERQEERASVLCFKRRKKATKAMKPKASSEAAGATMKCPPEAEASDQPQPPGGAWASIKRLVTRRKRSESSKQQKLFEAKVQPEISAEDADLSKKKAKSGLKIPCIKFSKGEKRSNHSKIIEDSDCSIRVQGEAEHLDTKAAAQSDDQATKTKLPQDVSKDVSRKGGDEICEPKVSNSTTTPGEKVISVELGLDTRHSAVHPGTLILEGDTETIEEKQSVQPPQASALETSETEQPPVVSDVLPSPTIPDQQIVEEARSNILESEPNWEEHESREVVAEESEPKDTELSQESELRENEVTAEKPKPEESKRMEPIAIIITDTEISEFDVKKSKNVPKQFLISIENEQVGVFANDSGFEGRTSEQYETLLIETASSLVKNAIQLSIEQLVNEMASDDNKMNNLLQ, encoded by the coding sequence ATGGAGACCACAGTTTCTGAAATTCAAGTTGAAAGCAAGGATGAGAAGAGACCAACAGAAGTTAGTCCTCAAGATGAGAGGCAAGAGGAAAGAGCATCAGTGCTTTGcttcaagagaagaaagaaagcaaccAAAGCAATGAAGCCCAAGGCTAGCTCTGAAGCTGCTGGGGCAACAATGAAGTGTCCACCAGAAGCAGAAGCTTCCGATCAGCCACAGCCCCCAGGGGGTGCCTGGGCCTCAATCAAACGTCTTGTAACACGCAGGAAAAGGTCAGAATCTTCAAAGCAGCAAAAGCTCTTTGAGGCTAaagtacaacctgaaatcagTGCTGAGGATGCTGATCTTtctaagaaaaaggcaaaatccGGACTTAAGATTCCTTGCATAAAATTctcaaaaggagagaaaagaagtaaTCATTCCAAAATTATAGAAGACTCAGACTGCAGCATCAGAGTCCAGGGAGAGGCAGAACATTTGGATACAAAAGCTGCAGCCCAATCAGATGACCAGGCAACAAAGACCAAGTTGCCCCAGGATGTAAGTAAAGACGTCTCACGGAAAGGAGGTGATGAGATCTGTGAACCAAAGGTGAGCAACAGCACAACTACACCTGGAGAAAAAGTGATTTCAGTAGAACTTGGGTTAGATACCAGGCATTCTGCTGTTCACCCAGGAACTCTAATCCTTGAAGGAGATACTGAAACGATTGAGGAAAAACAGAGTGTTCAACCCCCACAAGCAAGCGCACTTGAAACTTCAGAAACAGAACAGCCACCAGTGGTTTCCGATGTTCTTCCCTCACCTACAATCCCAGATCAGCAAATTGTGGAAGAAGCTAGAAGCAATATCCTAGAAAGTGAACCAAATTGGGAAGAGCACGAAAGTAGAGAAGTTGTAGCCGAGGAGAGTGAGCCTAAAGATACTGAACTGAGCCAGGAATCTGAGCTGAGAGAAAATGAGGTCACTGCAGAGAAACCCAAaccagaagaaagcaaaagaatggagccaattgctattattattacagaCACTGAAATCAGTGAATTTGATGTTAAGAAATCTAAAAATGTCCCTAAGCAATTCTTAATTTCTATTGAAAATGAGCAAGTAGGGGTTTTTGCTAATGATAGTGGTTTTGAGGGTAGAACTTCAGAACAGTATGAAACACTCTTAATAGAAACAGCTTCTTCTCTTGTTAAGAATGCCATCCAATTGTCTATAGAACAGCTGGTTAATGAAATGGCCTCTGatgataataaaatgaacaatctTCTACAGTGA